GCAGGCGCGTCTCTGCCAGAAGGCTCGTCACGATGGGGTTGTCCGACGTAAGTCCCACTCCGGCGACCCGAAAGCGGGCCTGTGGATGCGTCTGATGCACGAGTGCTGCGGCATGGAAGAAGGTTGCGTGATCCTTTTGCGGGTGGAGGCGCGCGGCAATGCCGAATACGGACGGAACCTTCGGAGTCGTGGCGACCGGCGGTGGCATATCAAAGCCGTTGGGGATGACGATGCTGTTGCGGTCCTTGAAGCCGCGCTCGCCATGCAGTCTGCGCGCTCTTTCCGAATTGTAGATGATGCCCTGTGGCAAACCCGATAGGAGTTTCCCAGCCGCGACGGCGATCTTGACGCTTGTTGAGAATGCGGCGGTGTCATCGAGAGACTGCCGGACATTCCAGTAGACAGGCGCTTGATATCTGCCGAAGGACCGCGCGAGCGCGCCCACGACGGCGGCGTGATACATCCAGCAGAGTATTACCGACGGCTTCTCCCTTTCTATTATCTTTCGGAGTTCGAACGGGGCGCCCACCATTCCAGCAAGGGAACGTATGCCGAGGGAAATATAGGACACTTGCGGATTGGCTGCTCGAGCCCGGTTGCGGTCGGATACGTCGATCAGCGAGACGACGACCGTGCGCTCGTCCCGGCTGACATTAAGCAGCCGCGCCAGCATCGATTCAGCACCGGCTGTGTTCGTGAAATTTGTGATGATGTGCATAATCATGGAGGATCAACTCAGCAGGCGCGAACCCCAGGCACGCAGAGGAGCTCCGCGCCATGTCCGGCGCGAAGCTAGCTTTTTAAACCTAACTCTCGGGAGGGGCGTGAGGTGTCATCCGTTCGACTTTCCTGATCAGATCAATCGAGCTTGACTCTTTTCAAAGTGAATCTCGTTCGCAACTTTAGATGGCATAAACTGGAAGATCCTTAATGATTTCCATTATTTTCAATGCCTCATTTTCCCTGATCTTATGCTATAATTGACCTCTTGGTTAGCTGAAAAATGGCTCGGTAAGGGTAAGGTTCAGATGCACCAGTGCCTGCGTTCGTCTATTGTTCCCTTTCTACCTCTGATTAAAGCCTCGTTCTTCGCCACCATCCTTGCTCTGGGTGTTCTGGGCCCGCCGATGTCGCTAAAGACGGCGAAGGCCGATGTCGCCAGTTACACGCTCACCGAGGGTGACGTGCTGGAGTTCGACATACTCGATGATGCTGATCCTCCAAGGCAGCTGACCATCGGGAACGACGGTCGTATCGACGTGCCACTCCTGGGAGCGGTCAGTGTGGCGAATATGACGCTGTCGGAAGCGCGCAATCAAGTGCGACAGAAGTTCATTGATCGCCAGGTGTTCGTCGATCCCCAGATTGGGCTGAACATTGTGACCTATCGCCCGATCTTTGTCTTGGGCGACGTGAAGTCGCCAGGTTCATATCCGTTTACAACCCAGCTGACCGTAGAGAAGGCTGTCGGCCTGGCAGGCGGCCCGAATACCGGCGTATCGAACACGGAGGACCGCGTATTGACCCGCGTTCGAGTGCGCGGCGAGTTGCAGAGTTACGAGTCGGATCTGACGCGCGAGGCGATCTGGGCTGCACGCCTCGTGGCGCAGCTTGATGGTCGCACCGAGATAGAGGATGACGATACGCCAAAAGCCACTCGTCCCTTCTTGGACAAACAGTTGCTCGCGTCGTTGCGGCAAGGCGAGGATAAGATACTGAGGAATGACGCCGACCAATATGCGGACCAGACCAAACTGATGAAAGAGTCGATCAATGAGATCGACAGTCGGATAGAAATTCTCGAAAAGCTCGCTGCCAATCAGAAAGAAACAATCAAATTCAGCCAGGATGAGCTTGACCGGTCGAACAAGCTTCTGGAAGGCGGCATCAAGACCGTGGTCGAAGTGTCGAGAATTCAACGCCAGTTGACGGCGGATGAAGGTCGGCTTCTGCAGATTTACTCCGACATGTCCGATGCGCGTAGACAGGGTACCGCTCTGAAGCGGGAACTATCGCAGTTTGAATCAGCGCGAACGAAGGAAGCTCTCAGCCAGTTGCAGGAGCGCCAGGTCGCGATCGAGAAGCTCCTTGCCAATCGGAGCACAACAGAGGAGCAGCTGTTGCTTGTTTCGAACTTGATCTCGGAAGATTCAAAGAGCGCGCCGAAATTCAAGATGCAGTACAAGATCCGTCACACGTCAAACGGCAATACAGAGGAAGTGCCGGCCACCGGCGTCACATACCTCACGCCGGGCGATGTCGTCTTGGTCAGCGTTGAGAGAGTCCAGTACCCTCCCGATGCGTCCATGTCGCAGTCTACGGGTAGCAGCACATCTGTCATGCAATGACGGTCCTATGAGCGAGCCGGTCGTGAAGAACGAGCGTCGTGTTGAGGCATTGCCGGTCGATAGCCTTCTGATTCAGCGCTTTGGCGAGAAAGTATGTGTGCTCATCGCGCTTATCGTGGCGGCTCTTCCACTGGCGGTTACGGCTTTGGTCATATACTTCGTGCTCGGCAAACCCTTGCTGTTCACGCAGAATCGCGTCGGCCAGGGCATGCAGCTGTTCAGGATAAGCAAGTTCCGGACAATGCATGACTATCGTGATTCCAAGGGCGCGCTATTGCCTGACGCGGACCGTCAGACGCCGATCACCAAATTCCTGAGACGGTTTCGCTTGGACGAGCTGCCACAGCTGATCATGATCTGGCGCGGAGACATGGCCATCGTCGGCCCACGTCCGCTGTTGCTCGAGACCATCGAGCAGATGGGATGGCTCGGCGGCCATCGCTGCTCGGTCCGTCCGGGATTGACGGGATGGGGGCAAGTCAACGGTGGCCAGCGACTGAACAACACGCAGAAGCTGGCGCTCGACATCTGGTACGTCGATCATCGTAGTGTTTCGCTTGATTTATTCGTTCTCCTGCTGACACTGAAGACGCTGCTGGTGGGCGAGCGGATCAACAAGCAAAGGCTGGCGATTGCCATGTCCCATCTTGCCAAGGTTCACGCGGCTCACGTCGCTGATCTGGCAAATCTGGATTAGATTTCGTGCCGTTTTGCATGGGGGCTCCAGCGCAGGTAGGTCTTTGATGAGTTCATGGCCAGTATATGACGAAGAGCAGATTGCCGATGTGGTGTCGGTCTTGCGGTCGGGCAAGGTAAATGCCTGGACAGGACCGCATGTCGGCAACTTCGAGCGCGCCTATGAGGCGCATGTAGGTCGAAAGCATGCGGTCGCTCTGGCGAATGGGACGCTGGCGCTTGACCTGGCGCTTCACGCCATTGGCCTCGAGGAAGGCGACG
This genomic stretch from Nordella sp. HKS 07 harbors:
- a CDS encoding sugar transferase, yielding MSEPVVKNERRVEALPVDSLLIQRFGEKVCVLIALIVAALPLAVTALVIYFVLGKPLLFTQNRVGQGMQLFRISKFRTMHDYRDSKGALLPDADRQTPITKFLRRFRLDELPQLIMIWRGDMAIVGPRPLLLETIEQMGWLGGHRCSVRPGLTGWGQVNGGQRLNNTQKLALDIWYVDHRSVSLDLFVLLLTLKTLLVGERINKQRLAIAMSHLAKVHAAHVADLANLD
- a CDS encoding polysaccharide biosynthesis/export family protein, which produces MHQCLRSSIVPFLPLIKASFFATILALGVLGPPMSLKTAKADVASYTLTEGDVLEFDILDDADPPRQLTIGNDGRIDVPLLGAVSVANMTLSEARNQVRQKFIDRQVFVDPQIGLNIVTYRPIFVLGDVKSPGSYPFTTQLTVEKAVGLAGGPNTGVSNTEDRVLTRVRVRGELQSYESDLTREAIWAARLVAQLDGRTEIEDDDTPKATRPFLDKQLLASLRQGEDKILRNDADQYADQTKLMKESINEIDSRIEILEKLAANQKETIKFSQDELDRSNKLLEGGIKTVVEVSRIQRQLTADEGRLLQIYSDMSDARRQGTALKRELSQFESARTKEALSQLQERQVAIEKLLANRSTTEEQLLLVSNLISEDSKSAPKFKMQYKIRHTSNGNTEEVPATGVTYLTPGDVVLVSVERVQYPPDASMSQSTGSSTSVMQ
- a CDS encoding glycosyltransferase; translated protein: MIMHIITNFTNTAGAESMLARLLNVSRDERTVVVSLIDVSDRNRARAANPQVSYISLGIRSLAGMVGAPFELRKIIEREKPSVILCWMYHAAVVGALARSFGRYQAPVYWNVRQSLDDTAAFSTSVKIAVAAGKLLSGLPQGIIYNSERARRLHGERGFKDRNSIVIPNGFDMPPPVATTPKVPSVFGIAARLHPQKDHATFFHAAALVHQTHPQARFRVAGVGLTSDNPIVTSLLAETRLPSTSVDLCGDVSDMASFYQSIDALVLSSRTEGFPNVVAEAMSHGKPAVTTDVGDAATIVGDTGWVVPARDPPAMASAMRTVLGLSPEEYGRMARAARERVQRDYELHAIDRKYRSFLQV